Below is a window of Cydia strobilella chromosome 8, ilCydStro3.1, whole genome shotgun sequence DNA.
CCAGCTTCGAGCAAATCCTTTACTTCGTCCTCTACAGCTGGTGGTAAAGCATCCTCCAGCTTTGCCTCTTGAAGAGTCTCGTCTTGCGGCTTGTAGCTCCGAAATTTTGGTCTGAAATTAGGAATAACACATTCTTTGAGTCCCACCATGACAACTCTCTCACCAAGACAGCCAAGTCAGTGAAAACAGCATTGTCGAACTCTATTTACTCTCATAgtcatagttttttatttgctagaatTATGGTCCATTGTAGATTGTGGACATAAATTGGTAGTCTCAGACCTAAATATTAAACAGAGCAAAATTATAAGTATGTTTCACTGTTAACACAACAACGGTTTGTTGTTGTAACAATTGTTGTTGCAATACGACTGAAGTCCGAGACAACCTGCGGGAAACCTTAAACCTAGTGTGGTGAAACACATTAAAGAAAGCATAGGGCCTCCTCCTCCTGTCTATTACGACAGAATAGACACTACATACTAACTACACATAACCTAACCGCATGTCGATAACTTACTTTGGTAACGAAACTTTCTCAGCAGGAGCATCTGAAAGGTCATTTTCTGAAGTACGGTTCTTCCGTTTTAAATTCTTTAATCTTTCTTTCCTTTTAAGTGCCTGCTCTTCCAGGCTGCCGACGCTTTCGCCTAGTTCCATGATAACCATACTTATGATACTCTCAAATAGAGAGTatattgaaatttttaaatgaaGTCTTGCAGATAGTAAAGTCAATTGTCACGGTCACTttccatttaataaataaaattaatctgtaAAAGACATGCAAGTGAAGCAAgcacaaaaataaatactatctGATCTGCCATCTGACGTACaaattgtcaatgtcaattgtcatgtcatgtttttttttcatgtctaCCAACATTATTAGCAAAACTATTtaagatatagtttgtcaaaggactgtctcatttcatttttcagagactcatactatctttgtcttacactagtactagcacccaaaagaaaaggatgagtaaatttttttttcttatttactgcgaATTTGGTTTGGTTTGAAAAAGAAGCGAAATTAGACGATGTCCCTTCGcgtctaatttttttaaatttgccgcctttttctactgacaagatttgcttgaccaactatataatataaattatgccgCCGTCACGACGCCTTAACGAACCATATTTGTACTCTCTGCATAAAACGCTGTATTTTTTGCATAGAGAATAAGTACACATACatatagttttatattatttccttcattataaataaactttaaaagtATTGGTGTAAAGAGATTTTAAGAGCAATcgactcgagcttgacaaagcTGATTTCGAATATAGAATATCAAATAAGAATATGTCAGTGGCTTTCAAATTGATAAGTCACCctccaaagagcatataatcactacgtttccaacctcagaataatgactaaagcatagaagtcgggcaaaaatgcttcgcaaatatgtatacccgtactttacttccttacgaattagataatgtgccgaaaagagatgcatatatgcttgttatttctcatttacgtacggtgtcataagtttcataatttgctagggatgtaactgtgtcga
It encodes the following:
- the LOC134743788 gene encoding coiled-coil domain-containing protein 12, which translates into the protein MVIMELGESVGSLEEQALKRKERLKNLKRKNRTSENDLSDAPAEKVSLPKPKFRSYKPQDETLQEAKLEDALPPAVEDEVKDLLEAGKEKVVLQDLDISSLAPRKPDWDLKRDVSKKLERLERRTQKAIAELIWERLKQGKEDNLGAMITMTDKPSADD